A stretch of DNA from Leptolyngbyaceae cyanobacterium:
GCCACGATCGGAACTAGCTTTGTCGGTGATTCCTCTGCCAGTTCTTCCGTCAAATAAACCACGCTAAAAGCCGCTCCCCAAGTTTGGCTTAACAGAGCAAGCTGTTTTTGACAAAGAGCAATAAATTCGGAACTGGCAGGCATTAACATCTGGTCAAGCTTAAAAAATTTACGGCAACTAACCTGAGAAAGAATAAAGCAAAAAGATAAGTAAGAAGGCAGAATGCTTTTACGAAGAAGGGAAGAGGATTCGATCCGGTTTTACTTTTCTTTACATACTTGTGTTTATTTATGTCTCTTTACTTAATTTAGCGATCGGCTCTCCCCTTTCACGCGCTTATCTACTCAGGAAATAATTTCGGCAGCATATCGCCAAATTTAGCGGTATAGAGGGGTTTTTCTTTTGCTACCATGCTCTCCCAGAATTTACCTGAATTACTTCCCTCTATAGGATGCTTACAAAAAATAACTTAAAGTTTACGAACGTTTTTAGGTAAAAAAACTTATTCTTCTCCCAGTTACATCGATATACTTATTTTTACAGATTAGCGCGAACGGGGATTGCGATCGGACTTTCCCGATCGCTTACAAAAGTCAAAATCCACAAACTAGATTTCAGATCGCTTTTGGATTTTTACCCTTTTTTTCTCATTCCCTGCGGGAAATGCACCAACCCTTTTTAAATAGACCTTCTAGGTCTACCGGATAATTTGTATCAATGGGTTAATAAAAGTTGATTTTTTGAACTGGAGCAGATATACTTTCGACGGTTTTGGTAATTATCATTACAGAAGAGAACTAAAAGAGGAGGTAACAAGCTTGGCTAGGAGACGCAAGCGGAAAAGTCGCCGTCGCCAAGAAGGGCGCAGGATTCTCGAACACGTGCCTCAATATAGCATTGAAAGCGGGCAGGATAAGCCAGTGACGGCGGCGAGAAAATTTATTCAAGCCGAAGGTATTTTGCCCCCTGCTCTACTGCTAGTGAAACGGAACGAGCATACCACAGATCGGTACTTCTGGGCAGAAAAAGGGCTGTTCGGAGCCCAATACGTGGAAGAAAATCATTTCTTATTTCCCAGTTTGAGGGAATTAGAACATTCTCCTACAGAGAAAGTTCCAGTTGCCGTTCAAAGTGGCTGAGATTTAACGGATAGCATTAAGCTAAAGGCAATTGAAAATTTCCATTTTTTCATTTAAGTGACGCCAAGTCAACATTGGCTGTGAAGACAAAGTTGGTATTTGGGTAAAAAATCCCACTCAGACCTTGGTTAGAGTGGGATTTGCCCTGCATATTAATTCCATTTGCAACTCCCTTAAAAAAGCCTTTTGCTAGAGGTTAGGGAATATGCGATCGGGACCTTACCCTTCGTTTTCAGTCTTTTGGAGAGAGAGTGAAATAACTAACCGATAGAAAAAGGTAAAAAAGCCGATCGCACAAGCTTTTTTCCTTCTACATAAAAGCCTTCTCGCGCGAGCAACTTACGTAATTATTCGCTTGGCTGTAAGGGAAGTGCTTGTCGGAGCGCAGCTAATTCATCTCGATGAGCCGTTACTGTAATCAAACTATGACTGGTTGGCGTTTCCCCACCACCAAGCCGTTCAAATTGCAGGGAAACTTTTTCTACTCTGCCAGCATTTTGCCAGTAAAAAATCCCAGCCAGGGGAGACAGTAACTCTAAAGAGAGAAATAACCACCCTAATTGGGGAAATAGCATCGACAAAACCAACGCGATACAAAGAATACCGATGGCCCCTAGCAAGCTTAAGAAAACAGCTAAAAACCAACTGGGACGGACAAATCCCTCGAAAGTTACCTGGTTTCGATCCGCATCCACAGCTGCAACTCGATAGGAGCGATCGGTAAAATACTGCTGTAATTGAGCCAGAAGAGATTCTTCTGGCTGTTCGGAAATCAGCTTAACTGCTTCGATTCGATCTTTGACGGAAGCTTTGATAAAGAAAAACAAGCCAACCAACAATAAGATCGTCAGCAGAAATGTGGAAGAAATAGTAGTCGCGATCATCCTTTTTAATCGAGGAGGAGTTTAGGCGATTTTAGATTTTAGATTGAGTGGCATCTAAAACCATTTTTTTTAAAATCCTAAAGTTAGGCTCTCAAAAATGTTTACATCCTTCTCTGACTAAGTTTACTATTTCTCGCGACCATCGCGAACCGCTTCCCGTTCCGTAACCGTAACTTTAGAGGGAACTGGGTAACTTTCTTTAGTGGCATATTGATGCCAAAGACGGGCCAATTCCTGCGCTCGCTCTCGCCAATCAGGACGGATGCGATACATTCGGCGAGGACGCCCCCGGCCTTCTACTTTTTTCCAGTACCCAGCAATCGCCAGTTCCTCTTCCAAAAATTTGAGCGCGCTGTAAAGCACGGTATCGGAAAGGCGGTATGCGGGATATTCAGTCTCTATTAACTGGATTAACTCTGTACCATAGGATTCTCCTTTTATTAAGACAGAAAGAACGTAGCAAACAGCTAGTTCTTTGCTCAGATAGATGGGAGGGGGATTGAAAAAAAACTGGTAAATATCATCGAATTTCATCTGCATAACCCGCTGAACACTCCGTCCAAACTGGTTTAATAGGCATCTAATATTAAACTGGGAAGGCTGTCTCTATCTAATTAGGAACAGGGATAAATCGTTTGCCAGTGGCAACTGTAGGCTCAGTCGGCTTTCCAGCTTTGACGCCCTATCACATGACCTTTTTTTGAATCATCGTAGCAACCCTCTTGATGCCAAAATTTTATTATCGGCAAGCAGCAATTTCTGCCAAATACAGTTTTAACTACTCTCGCCTATTTATCCCTATTTAAGAGGATTTTAGGGAAAGTAGCTTTTTTCAGCAGAATTTCTTTAGGTAAGACATCTTAAAACACTTGATAATTTTCAGCAATTCCCCTTAGCGGCTCCCCGGCAGGTTAGCAATTAGCGGAAATGACTATCCCGTTTTATTTTGTCGCCAGAGGAACTTCTGAATATTACGATCAATTTTAAACAGTTAATTCTGGGTATGCCTGCCAAACTTCATAGATAATTTTTCCTTCGGGATTAAATTGGACTTGATAAAAGATCGAAAAAACCTTTACTGGCCCTTGTTCTGGCAAGGCTCGGATAGTAATAGCCGCGTTAATGATATGCTTTTTGGAGAGCAAATTATCTTGCCCCCAATTCGACCAGCTATATTTGACTGACGGAGGAGGTTGTTGGATAACTTGGAATTGTTGTATTTTATTTTCTTGGAAGAATTGTTGCCAAAACTGGTGGATTTCTTTACCCCGGTAGATTGCATCTACTCGCCTTCCTTTCCACATTACGATCGCATTAGCACAATACTGATTTTTTGTCAGAAAAGAATTTTCAGTAGCGATCGATCTCCAATGTCTTTCCACAAGGGTCAGCGGATTTGCCAACACGGTTTTGTGGTAAATTGACAGACTGCTGACCAACGCAAAGGCATAAGTCCCGCAGATTAAACGCTTGCACCACTGGGATACTGAGGAGTGAGGCTGCATAAGCTACTTCCCAATCAAACAAAAATTCCGTATTTCGAGCGATCGATCGGTAAGAGGAAGAAAGGGGAAAATGGGTAAAGAGGACACTATAATCAGTGACGGTTCGTTAAAACTTAAGTTTCTTGTTCCATAGCATTTTTGCCATATCAAATCATTTTTAATGGGGATAGATATGCCAGATCGCTCAGAGTCACAAACCGTTCCTTCTGCTCTTCGGCAAATTGCTAATAACTTTCGTCTAACTGGCTGGATTGGCTTCTGGCTTCAGTTAGTATTAGCCGTTGTTTCTACAGTGGTTTTGTTACTATTTGGTCTCTTTAGCCGCAGTACCACCAACAGCCCTAATAATCCAGGTACGGGTTTTGGAATATTTTTTGCAGTATGTGGGCTGGTAGCATTAGGTGTTAGTATTTACGTTTTTTTCCGCTATACCCGGATCGGCCAACAGCTACGATCTTCTAACCCTAACTTGCGGCCTCGTAAAGCAGATACAATTCAGATTTTACGTTGGGGATTAATGGTAAATCTAGCAGGAATGCTGTTAACTCTTCTAGGTGCTTATGCTATAGTCGGCACTTTGGCAGCCCGCTCCATATCTCAACCACAAACAGTAGTACTATCAGATCCCAGTCGTTTAATTAGCTCTCTTGATATGTTTGCAGTACAAGCAAATATCAACACTATCGCAGGTCACTTTGCTGGAATTACCGCCACTTTATGGCTACTTAATCGAATTAACAAAAATTAGGCAGGAATAATATTAAAAACCTACTGCTTTTCATATTTATTCTGGGTTGTCAAAAAAGCGGTAATTGTAATGTATAGGTATAGTATTTAACTGTGGCGCGTATCGATTATTAACTCGATTTCCGATCCAACTTTACATAATTTTAAGAAATGGGTTGACAATCTAATTATTAAACAGAACAAAAAAATATAAGTAGGATGGTATGAATAACACGCACATGGGCAGGGCAGGTTTTGAAAGCGAGTAAAACGTTTATTTATCAAGCACTCTAACTAAACCCGCCCCTACAAATCTACCTTCGTTTTTTCACACCTACCTACTTATTTAATTATCACTATTTATGTTTTTAGCCATTCACCAGCCGCTTAAAAACAAGATATCCTGATATATTGGGCTATTAATTACCAACCTTAACGGTGCAGTCCATTTTTAGGTTAGTAGCCCTATCTTAATTAATTTCCATCTGGGAAAAATCTGTGTTAGACCTCAAACAGATCAGAGAAAATTCACAAGTTGTACAAGAGCGCCTTTCGCGTCGCGGTGCTGGACAATACGATCTCCAGCCTATTTTAGATTTAGATCGAAATCAGCGAGAATTAGAGCAAGAAAGATCCCGTTTGCAAGCTCGCAGTAACGAAATTGGCAAATTAGTCGGCCAAAAAATCAAAGCTGGTAGCGATCCCCAAGGATCGG
This window harbors:
- a CDS encoding DUF3611 family protein, which produces MPDRSESQTVPSALRQIANNFRLTGWIGFWLQLVLAVVSTVVLLLFGLFSRSTTNSPNNPGTGFGIFFAVCGLVALGVSIYVFFRYTRIGQQLRSSNPNLRPRKADTIQILRWGLMVNLAGMLLTLLGAYAIVGTLAARSISQPQTVVLSDPSRLISSLDMFAVQANINTIAGHFAGITATLWLLNRINKN
- a CDS encoding DUF3155 domain-containing protein — translated: MARRRKRKSRRRQEGRRILEHVPQYSIESGQDKPVTAARKFIQAEGILPPALLLVKRNEHTTDRYFWAEKGLFGAQYVEENHFLFPSLRELEHSPTEKVPVAVQSG
- a CDS encoding cofactor assembly of complex C subunit B, translated to MIATTISSTFLLTILLLVGLFFFIKASVKDRIEAVKLISEQPEESLLAQLQQYFTDRSYRVAAVDADRNQVTFEGFVRPSWFLAVFLSLLGAIGILCIALVLSMLFPQLGWLFLSLELLSPLAGIFYWQNAGRVEKVSLQFERLGGGETPTSHSLITVTAHRDELAALRQALPLQPSE
- a CDS encoding PadR family transcriptional regulator, yielding MKFDDIYQFFFNPPPIYLSKELAVCYVLSVLIKGESYGTELIQLIETEYPAYRLSDTVLYSALKFLEEELAIAGYWKKVEGRGRPRRMYRIRPDWRERAQELARLWHQYATKESYPVPSKVTVTEREAVRDGREK